The Cystobacter fuscus DSM 2262 DNA segment GGGCGCGCGAGATGATGCGCCCCTTGCGCCCCTCGCGACGGTGAAGGGGCGGGGGGCTCAGGCGGACGTCGCGTGCCCCACGTGGGAGTAGTCCGGCAGGGTGATGCTCTTGTCGGAGGTGGAGAGCAGATGGCCCAACAGCCGGCTGATCACGGGCCGGGTGGCGACGCGCAGCAGCGCGTGCTCGATGGCGATGCCCGCCCGGGTCTTCGGGTTGGCGAGCCGCGGGAGGCCCGGAGGCAGCGACTGGGCGCGCGTGACGTAGGGGCGCAGGAGCGCCTCGTAGGACTCGAACGCGGCGCGATGGTCCGCGTGCCGCGCGAGCTCTCCGGCGAGCACATAGGCGCCCACCATCGCGAGGCTGGTGCCCATGCCGGTGAACCCCGAGGGGCAGTAGCCCGCGTCGCCCACCAGGGCCACTCGGCCCCGGGACCATCTCGGCATCTTCACCTGGGCCACGGTATCGAAATAGAAGTCGGGCGCCGTCTCCATCTCGGACAGCACCCGCGGCGCCTCCCAGCCGACATCCGCGAAGACCCGCCGCAGCCGGGCCTTCTGCTCGGCCGGCTCGAGCCTGTCGAGTCCCCGCTCCCGACTGAAGAAGCCCAGGAAGGCCCGGGTCGTCCCCTGGTTGTCGGGACGGAGGATCACGCTGCGGCTCCCGGGCGCGTTGAGCATCCGGCTCCACGTGCCATCCGAGCCGAGGCGCGGAATGGTGAAGTAGGCGACGTAGGCGCCGAAGCTCTTGATCTCCGCCTCGTCGGCGAACACCAGCTCCCGGGTCTTCGAGCGGATGCCATCGGCGGCGATCACGAGATCGAACGCGCGCTCGGGCCCCTTGAGGAATTGGACGTGGACCTTGTCTCCCCGCTCGACGAGGCCGGCCACCCGGTCTCCGAAGAGATACTCGGTGTCATCGCGCGTGCGCTCGTACAGGAGCTTGGCGAGCTCCCCGCGGAGGATCTCCAGCTCCGCGACCAGGCCTTCCCCGCCGAAGGCCGTCGCGGGGAGCGAGGCGCGCGTGCGGCCCGCCTCATCCACGAAGTGGATGCCCTCCTCCGTGGTGTTCCGCGCGCGGACCTCGTCCTCGAGGCCCATGAGGCGCGCGACCTCCCGGCCCCCGCCGCGCAGGTCCACGTTCTGGCCACCGGTGCGCAATTCCTCCGCGCGTTCCACGAGGGTGGTCTTCATGCCGTAGCGGTTGAGCCAGTAGGCCAGCGCGGGACCGGCGATGCCCGCTCCGGTGATGAGGATGGATGCGTGTGTCATGAGGTTGCTCCTGCAGGTATTGACTGCGCTCCGGGCGGCGACCGCGCCGCTGGAGGATTACTCCTCGGACCGCGCGGGACGGACCGCGGCCCGGTAGAGCTCCACGAGCTGGCCGAGGAAGCGTTCGATCACCTTGCGCTCGGACGCACTGAGCTGGCCGAAGAGCGCCTCCAGGTCGTCGAACGCCGGGGTCATTTCCGCGAGGGCGCGTTGC contains these protein-coding regions:
- a CDS encoding FAD-dependent monooxygenase, producing the protein MTHASILITGAGIAGPALAYWLNRYGMKTTLVERAEELRTGGQNVDLRGGGREVARLMGLEDEVRARNTTEEGIHFVDEAGRTRASLPATAFGGEGLVAELEILRGELAKLLYERTRDDTEYLFGDRVAGLVERGDKVHVQFLKGPERAFDLVIAADGIRSKTRELVFADEAEIKSFGAYVAYFTIPRLGSDGTWSRMLNAPGSRSVILRPDNQGTTRAFLGFFSRERGLDRLEPAEQKARLRRVFADVGWEAPRVLSEMETAPDFYFDTVAQVKMPRWSRGRVALVGDAGYCPSGFTGMGTSLAMVGAYVLAGELARHADHRAAFESYEALLRPYVTRAQSLPPGLPRLANPKTRAGIAIEHALLRVATRPVISRLLGHLLSTSDKSITLPDYSHVGHATSA